In Streptomyces alboniger, the following are encoded in one genomic region:
- a CDS encoding tetratricopeptide repeat protein: MRAKITYAVTAAVLVVYFVLVGSRGVLLIQHGTALTVTFGVAVLILPFIGIWFLWKNTQFVQRANRLAAELEAEGGLPVDELKRTPGGRIDRDSADEVFARRKAETEDAPDDWRCWFRLAVAYHDARDTPRARKAMQRAIALHAGKPVNV, from the coding sequence ATGCGAGCGAAGATCACCTACGCCGTCACGGCTGCCGTCCTGGTCGTCTACTTCGTCCTGGTCGGCAGCCGCGGCGTGCTCCTGATACAGCACGGCACCGCGCTCACCGTCACCTTCGGTGTCGCGGTGCTGATCCTGCCGTTCATCGGCATCTGGTTCCTCTGGAAGAACACCCAGTTCGTCCAGCGCGCCAACCGTCTCGCCGCCGAACTGGAGGCCGAAGGCGGCCTCCCGGTCGACGAGTTGAAGCGCACCCCGGGCGGCCGCATCGACCGCGACTCGGCCGACGAGGTCTTCGCCCGCCGCAAGGCCGAGACCGAGGACGCGCCGGACGACTGGCGCTGCTGGTTCCGCCTGGCCGTCGCCTACCACGACGCACGGGACACCCCGCGCGCGCGGAAGGCCATGCAGCGAGCGATCGCCCTGCACGCGGGCAAGCCGGTGAACGTCTGA
- a CDS encoding PH domain-containing protein, translating to MPLPFLTADRAFDDAADDAALPFDDRDLWRRPYRPGPWRVGTAALSLLLASYVLFAAVIIAFADSLAGAALCAGLAVLIIVGSLRLLRVGTWVSARGVRRVGFLRTRTVPWAQIATVRTAQQPVRWLGLPRTVQGQALILVRRDQAAGGQQLLMTDRNADFLARHEAFNRAADAIEVWADEYRTRAEYQPTA from the coding sequence GTGCCCCTGCCTTTCCTGACCGCGGACCGCGCTTTCGACGACGCGGCGGACGACGCCGCGCTGCCCTTCGACGACCGCGATCTGTGGCGCCGCCCCTATCGCCCCGGCCCCTGGCGGGTGGGCACCGCCGCGCTTTCGCTGCTGCTCGCCTCGTACGTCCTCTTCGCCGCCGTGATCATCGCGTTCGCGGACTCCCTCGCGGGCGCCGCCCTCTGCGCGGGACTCGCCGTACTCATCATCGTCGGCTCCCTGCGGCTGCTGCGCGTGGGCACCTGGGTGAGCGCGCGCGGGGTGCGCAGGGTCGGCTTCCTGCGGACGCGGACCGTGCCCTGGGCGCAGATCGCGACCGTGCGGACCGCGCAGCAGCCCGTGCGGTGGCTGGGACTGCCCCGCACCGTGCAGGGGCAGGCCCTCATCCTCGTACGCCGTGATCAAGCGGCCGGCGGGCAGCAGTTGCTGATGACCGACCGCAACGCCGACTTCCTGGCACGGCACGAGGCGTTCAACCGGGCCGCCGACGCCATCGAGGTGTGGGCCGACGAGTACCGCACCAGGGCCGAGTACCAGCCCACCGCCTAG
- the thyX gene encoding FAD-dependent thymidylate synthase, which produces MSETPAEDLKPSFRSEVTVELVKHAATDSDVLWAARVSTAGEQSLDELQKDPERSKGLINYLMRDRHGSPFEHNSMTFFISAPIFVFREFMRHRVGWSYNEESGRYRELEPVFYVPDESRKLVQEGRPGKYVFVEGTQAQQELTGRVMEDSYRQAYEAYQEMLADGVAREVARAVLPVGLYSSMYATCNARSLMHFLGLRTQHELAKVPSFPQREIEMVGEKMEQYWAELMPLTHAAFNKNGRVAP; this is translated from the coding sequence GTGAGCGAGACCCCCGCCGAAGACCTCAAGCCCAGCTTCCGCAGCGAGGTCACCGTCGAGCTGGTGAAGCACGCCGCCACCGACTCCGACGTCCTGTGGGCCGCCCGTGTCTCCACGGCGGGCGAGCAGTCGCTGGACGAGCTGCAGAAGGACCCGGAGCGCTCCAAGGGCCTGATCAACTACCTGATGCGGGACCGCCACGGCAGCCCCTTCGAGCACAACTCGATGACGTTCTTCATCAGCGCCCCCATCTTCGTCTTCCGCGAGTTCATGCGCCACCGCGTCGGCTGGTCGTACAACGAGGAGTCGGGGAGGTACAGGGAGCTGGAGCCCGTCTTTTACGTCCCCGACGAGTCCCGCAAGCTGGTCCAGGAGGGCCGCCCGGGCAAGTACGTCTTCGTGGAGGGCACCCAGGCCCAGCAGGAGCTGACGGGCCGCGTCATGGAGGACTCCTACCGCCAGGCGTACGAGGCGTACCAGGAGATGCTCGCCGACGGCGTCGCCCGCGAGGTCGCCCGCGCGGTGCTCCCCGTCGGGCTCTACTCCTCGATGTACGCGACGTGCAACGCCCGTTCCCTGATGCACTTCCTTGGCCTCCGCACGCAGCACGAGCTCGCCAAGGTCCCGTCCTTCCCGCAGCGGGAGATCGAGATGGTCGGCGAGAAGATGGAGCAGTACTGGGCGGAACTGATGCCGCTCACCCACGCGGCCTTCAACAAGAACGGACGCGTGGCGCCGTAA
- the dapA gene encoding 4-hydroxy-tetrahydrodipicolinate synthase, whose protein sequence is MAPTSTPQTPFGRVLTAMVTPFRADGALDLDGAQQLAAHLVDAGNDGLIINGTTGESPTVDDAEKNDLVRAVVDAVGDRAHVVAGVGTNDTRHSIELARAAEQAGAHGLLTVTPYYNKPPQEGLFRHFTAIADSTELPVMLYDIPGRSGVPINTETIVRLAEHPRIVANKDAKGDLGRASWAIARSDLAWYSGDDMLNLPLLSVGACGFVSVVGHVVAPELRAMLEAYLTGDVQKATEIHQKLLPVFTGMFRTQGVMTTKAALALQGRPGGPLRLPMVELTPEETAQLKVDLAAGGVQL, encoded by the coding sequence ATGGCTCCGACCTCCACTCCGCAGACCCCCTTCGGGAGGGTCCTCACCGCCATGGTCACGCCCTTCAGGGCGGACGGCGCACTCGACCTCGACGGCGCGCAGCAGCTCGCCGCCCACCTGGTGGACGCAGGCAATGACGGCCTGATCATCAACGGCACCACCGGTGAGTCCCCGACTGTCGATGACGCGGAGAAAAACGATCTCGTACGAGCCGTAGTGGACGCGGTCGGAGACCGCGCCCACGTCGTCGCGGGCGTCGGCACGAACGACACCCGGCACAGCATCGAGCTGGCCCGCGCCGCCGAGCAGGCCGGGGCGCACGGCCTCCTGACCGTCACGCCGTACTACAACAAGCCCCCGCAAGAGGGCCTGTTCCGGCACTTCACCGCGATCGCCGACAGCACCGAGCTGCCGGTCATGCTCTACGACATCCCGGGCCGCAGCGGCGTACCGATCAACACCGAGACGATCGTCCGCCTCGCCGAGCACCCCAGGATCGTCGCCAACAAGGACGCCAAGGGTGACCTGGGCCGCGCCAGCTGGGCCATCGCCCGCTCGGACCTGGCCTGGTACTCCGGAGACGACATGCTGAACCTCCCGCTCCTGTCGGTCGGCGCGTGCGGCTTCGTCTCCGTCGTCGGGCATGTGGTCGCCCCCGAGCTGCGCGCGATGCTCGAGGCGTACCTCACCGGCGACGTCCAGAAGGCCACGGAGATCCACCAGAAGCTGCTCCCGGTCTTCACCGGCATGTTCCGCACCCAGGGCGTGATGACGACCAAGGCGGCGCTCGCCCTCCAGGGCCGCCCCGGAGGTCCGCTCCGCCTCCCGATGGTGGAGCTGACGCCCGAGGAGACGGCACAGCTCAAGGTCGATCTCGCCGCCGGCGGGGTACAGCTGTAA
- a CDS encoding ribonuclease J, whose amino-acid sequence MSHPHPELGAPPKLPKGGLRVTPLGGLGEIGRNMTVFEYNGRLLIVDCGVLFPEEEQPGIDLILPDFTSIRDRLDDIEGIVLTHGHEDHIGGVPYLLREKPDIPLIGSKLTLALIEAKLQEHRIRPYTLEVVEGDREHLGPFDCEFIAVNHSIPDALAVAIRTPAGMVVATGDFKMDQLPMDGRLTDLHAFARLSEEGIDLLLSDSTNAEVPGFVPPERDISNVIRGVFAGAQKRIIVASFASHVHRIQQILDAAHEYGRRVAFVGRSMVRNMGIARDLGYLRVPPGLVVDVKTLDDLPDSEIVLVCTGSQGEPMAALSRMANRDHQIRIVQGDTVILASSLIPGNENAVYRVINGLTRWGANVVHKGNAKVHVSGHASAGELLYFYNICKPKNLMPVHGEWRHLRANAELGALTGVPHDRIVIAEDGVVVDLVEGKAKIVGKVQAGYVYVDGLSVGDVGEPALKDRKILGDEGIISVFVVVDSSTGKITGGPHIQARGSGIDDGVFTTVMPKIQEVLEKSAQDGVVEPHQLQQLIRRTLGKWVSDNYRRRPMILPVVVEV is encoded by the coding sequence TTGAGTCATCCGCATCCTGAACTCGGCGCCCCGCCGAAGCTCCCCAAGGGCGGCCTGCGGGTCACCCCGCTGGGCGGCCTCGGTGAGATCGGCCGCAACATGACCGTCTTCGAGTACAACGGTCGTCTCCTGATCGTCGACTGCGGAGTGCTCTTCCCCGAGGAGGAGCAGCCCGGAATCGACCTGATCCTGCCGGACTTCACGTCCATCAGGGACCGCCTCGACGACATCGAGGGCATCGTCCTCACGCATGGTCACGAGGACCACATCGGCGGCGTCCCCTACCTCCTGCGCGAGAAGCCGGACATCCCGCTGATCGGCTCCAAGCTGACCCTCGCGCTGATCGAGGCGAAGCTCCAGGAGCACCGCATCCGTCCGTACACGCTCGAGGTCGTCGAGGGCGACCGCGAGCACCTGGGCCCGTTCGACTGCGAGTTCATCGCGGTCAACCACTCCATCCCGGACGCCCTGGCCGTCGCCATCCGCACCCCCGCGGGCATGGTCGTCGCCACCGGCGACTTCAAGATGGACCAGCTGCCGATGGACGGCCGCCTGACCGACCTGCACGCGTTCGCACGGCTGAGCGAAGAGGGCATCGACCTTCTCCTCTCCGACTCCACGAACGCCGAGGTCCCGGGCTTCGTACCGCCCGAGCGCGACATCTCGAACGTGATCCGTGGTGTCTTCGCGGGCGCCCAGAAGCGCATCATCGTGGCCAGCTTCGCCAGCCATGTGCACCGCATCCAGCAGATCCTGGACGCCGCGCACGAGTACGGCCGCAGGGTCGCCTTCGTGGGCCGCTCGATGGTCCGCAACATGGGCATCGCCCGTGACCTCGGCTACCTCCGGGTCCCGCCGGGCCTCGTCGTCGACGTCAAGACGCTCGACGACCTGCCCGACAGCGAGATCGTCCTGGTCTGCACCGGCTCGCAGGGCGAGCCCATGGCCGCGCTCTCCCGCATGGCCAACCGCGACCACCAGATCCGCATCGTCCAGGGCGACACGGTGATCCTGGCGTCGTCGCTGATCCCCGGCAACGAGAACGCGGTCTACCGCGTGATCAACGGCCTGACCCGCTGGGGAGCCAACGTCGTCCACAAGGGCAACGCGAAGGTGCACGTCTCCGGCCACGCCTCGGCCGGCGAGCTGCTGTACTTCTACAACATCTGCAAGCCCAAGAACCTGATGCCGGTCCACGGCGAATGGCGCCACCTGCGCGCCAATGCCGAGCTGGGCGCCCTCACCGGCGTCCCGCACGACCGCATCGTGATCGCCGAGGACGGCGTCGTCGTCGACCTCGTCGAGGGCAAGGCGAAGATCGTCGGCAAGGTCCAGGCCGGGTACGTGTACGTCGACGGCCTCTCCGTCGGCGACGTCGGCGAGCCCGCGCTGAAGGACCGCAAGATCCTCGGGGACGAGGGCATCATCTCCGTCTTCGTCGTGGTGGACTCCAGCACCGGCAAGATCACCGGCGGCCCGCACATCCAGGCCCGCGGCTCCGGCATCGACGACGGCGTCTTCACCACCGTCATGCCGAAGATCCAGGAAGTCCTGGAGAAGTCGGCCCAGGACGGCGTCGTCGAGCCCCACCAGCTCCAGCAGCTCATCCGCCGCACGCTGGGCAAGTGGGTGTCGGACAACTACCGCCGACGCCCGATGATCCTGCCCGTGGTCGTCGAGGTCTGA
- a CDS encoding DegT/DnrJ/EryC1/StrS family aminotransferase, giving the protein MLRVAGVGTGDEVVVPAYGNAEVAEAVVLAGALPVFADIEPATYCLDPDAVAAAATPRTAAVIVVHRFGNQADVRRLRELGQRQGFLVLEQGESETPYEGIERRQAHAAYLSGRLSGVVTPDVREKHSYQQYVVRVPGNGRPDRDAFARAVRAKGVNCWVPVKTPVHRLPQFRRDVCLPETERAADETLALPVDASMSRRELQRVVSACNALGGLLQPAF; this is encoded by the coding sequence ATGTTGCGCGTCGCTGGTGTCGGTACCGGTGACGAGGTGGTCGTGCCCGCCTACGGGAACGCCGAGGTCGCCGAGGCTGTCGTCCTCGCGGGTGCGCTGCCGGTGTTCGCCGACATAGAGCCGGCGACGTACTGTCTCGACCCGGACGCCGTCGCCGCCGCGGCGACCCCGCGTACGGCCGCTGTCATCGTCGTGCACCGCTTCGGGAACCAGGCCGACGTACGGCGACTGCGCGAGCTGGGGCAGCGGCAGGGGTTCCTCGTCCTGGAGCAGGGCGAGTCGGAGACGCCGTACGAAGGCATCGAGCGGCGGCAGGCGCATGCCGCGTACCTGAGCGGGCGGCTCAGTGGAGTCGTCACGCCCGACGTCCGTGAGAAGCACAGCTACCAGCAGTACGTGGTGCGCGTGCCCGGGAACGGGCGGCCCGACCGGGACGCGTTCGCCCGCGCCGTACGGGCCAAGGGAGTCAACTGCTGGGTGCCCGTGAAGACGCCGGTGCACCGTCTGCCGCAGTTCCGGCGGGACGTGTGCCTGCCCGAGACCGAGCGGGCCGCGGACGAGACGCTGGCCCTGCCGGTCGACGCGTCGATGTCGCGGCGTGAATTGCAGCGTGTGGTCTCCGCCTGCAACGCCCTCGGCGGGCTCCTCCAGCCCGCTTTCTAG
- a CDS encoding extracellular catalytic domain type 1 short-chain-length polyhydroxyalkanoate depolymerase: MPTRRATLPRSALPLAAALLLLPLTACGSENDKGTANPKPTRKPAAAENPRPGDKKVTLSWKGEKRVYTVHAPPGYTPSEKLPLVVALHPYPADGKEMAAISGLNSKADEEDFLVAYPDGLNQGFNAFICCGSEDDIGFIRTLVKRLTGTWNADPARVYATGISNGGDMSYKLAVELPDTFAAIAPVSGGYLGTDAEKDSYMPKTPVSVITFIGGLDEHYAGMDAGVNSWQKRLSCKQGKPQRLRNEIRKTTADCRDGSRVVVYRLPEMGHSWPNGAGGSMSDPKAGVNATDLIWEFFKSHPKKAS; encoded by the coding sequence ATGCCGACCCGACGCGCCACGCTTCCGCGGTCCGCCTTACCCCTGGCGGCCGCCCTCCTGCTCCTGCCGCTCACAGCCTGCGGATCCGAGAACGACAAGGGGACCGCGAACCCCAAGCCCACGAGGAAACCAGCGGCCGCGGAGAACCCGCGCCCGGGCGACAAGAAGGTGACGCTGTCCTGGAAGGGCGAGAAGCGCGTCTACACCGTCCACGCTCCGCCCGGCTACACCCCGTCCGAGAAGTTGCCTCTCGTCGTCGCCCTGCACCCCTATCCAGCCGACGGTAAGGAAATGGCCGCCATCAGCGGCCTGAACAGCAAAGCGGACGAGGAGGACTTCCTCGTCGCCTACCCCGACGGCCTCAATCAGGGCTTCAACGCTTTCATCTGCTGCGGCTCCGAGGACGACATCGGTTTCATCCGTACGCTCGTCAAGCGGCTGACCGGCACCTGGAACGCAGACCCGGCGCGCGTCTACGCCACCGGCATTTCCAACGGCGGCGACATGTCGTACAAACTCGCCGTCGAACTCCCCGACACCTTCGCGGCCATAGCCCCGGTCAGCGGCGGCTATCTCGGCACCGACGCGGAGAAGGACTCGTACATGCCGAAGACCCCGGTCTCGGTCATCACCTTCATCGGCGGCCTCGACGAGCACTACGCCGGTATGGACGCGGGCGTCAACTCCTGGCAGAAGCGCCTGTCCTGCAAGCAGGGCAAGCCTCAAAGGCTGAGGAACGAAATCAGGAAGACCACCGCCGACTGCCGCGACGGCTCGCGCGTGGTCGTCTACCGGCTCCCCGAGATGGGCCACTCGTGGCCGAACGGCGCGGGCGGCAGCATGTCCGACCCGAAGGCCGGCGTCAACGCGACCGATCTGATATGGGAGTTCTTCAAGTCCCACCCCAAGAAGGCGTCCTAG
- a CDS encoding SpoIIE family protein phosphatase has product MITARAAATFEPVGRSVATARSFVRDTLQGWGFTDIVDDAVVLTSELVTNAVVHAGTAADVLCLRSVDAVRIEVSDHYPEREIPLQQSSVNMGSPDREGGRGLQLCAALATRWGVEYTPTHKQVWFQLDLPHRPVGTRTAGPSLPADLLPIADGRVRVAVIQIDRVGAISAWNEDAEDLFGYAAEHVTGKPLNDLAAWPHTPGTSTGIAEALQLSRWEGSYGIRGAHGRVIPVYASHLRVRDTDGEPSTVCLLVRDDERAVLQTPLRGATPEQATLSEPNATDPFEVFIGSPAPDDLDGLLQRTVERARDMLDGDAAFLLLATDDETELEVRASTGLPSARQRFARVPVEAGPGRYGSARMPAVHEDLTVVPGAVPLLNGTGMRSVVTVPLKVEGRLTGSLGVAAEAPERYSNEEALRLQFAADRIALAVESARLGELERLRRGSLSFLVEASDLLAGTLDRDQTLALMAQMTVPTLATWCAVYTIADQSAEPYLSYVLHEDEDRIDGLKALLSKIAPPDPVPTPGARVWAAPSEAAHQAALRTSMRSLGLGEPVTLGSGIGTTLSTASAVGGETVVLPLVARNRVIGMLTLGKPSDEHFRQEILELAEDLSRRAALALDNSRLYSERMAISQSLQRSLLPPGLPQIPGVEVDVIYRAAGEGNEVGGDFYDLFPIRDGAYGFAIGDVCGTGPEAAAVTGLARHALRLLAREGFGGPAVLERLNAAILDEGSRSRFLTLLYGELWPQEDGSAVLKIVCAGHPLPLRLRQDGTVEPYAEPQPLLGVMDDLELYEQTVTLDPGDVLLCVTDGVTERREGTRMLGDDGLADVLTTCTGLTAGAVAARIMRAVERFASDAPSDDMAILAMRVPGLQKD; this is encoded by the coding sequence GTGATCACCGCGCGTGCGGCTGCGACCTTCGAGCCCGTCGGGCGTTCCGTCGCCACGGCCCGCTCCTTCGTGCGCGACACCCTCCAGGGCTGGGGGTTCACGGACATCGTCGACGACGCCGTCGTCCTCACCAGCGAGCTGGTGACCAACGCCGTGGTGCACGCCGGCACGGCCGCCGACGTCCTGTGCCTGCGCAGCGTCGACGCCGTACGCATCGAGGTCTCCGACCACTATCCGGAACGGGAAATCCCGCTCCAGCAGTCCTCCGTCAACATGGGCAGCCCGGACCGCGAGGGCGGCCGCGGCCTCCAGCTGTGCGCCGCGCTCGCCACCCGCTGGGGCGTCGAGTACACCCCTACGCACAAGCAGGTCTGGTTCCAACTCGACCTTCCCCACCGCCCGGTGGGCACCCGCACCGCGGGCCCCTCGCTCCCGGCCGACCTCCTGCCCATCGCCGACGGCCGCGTCCGCGTCGCCGTCATCCAGATCGACCGCGTGGGCGCCATCTCCGCCTGGAACGAGGACGCGGAGGACCTCTTCGGGTACGCCGCCGAGCACGTCACCGGCAAGCCGCTGAACGACCTCGCGGCCTGGCCGCACACCCCCGGCACCAGCACCGGCATCGCCGAGGCCCTCCAGCTCTCCCGCTGGGAAGGCAGCTACGGCATCCGCGGCGCCCACGGCCGCGTGATCCCTGTCTACGCCTCGCACCTGCGTGTCCGCGACACCGACGGCGAGCCGTCCACGGTCTGCCTTCTCGTACGCGACGACGAGCGCGCCGTGCTCCAGACCCCGCTGCGCGGCGCGACCCCCGAGCAGGCCACGCTCAGCGAGCCGAACGCCACGGACCCCTTCGAGGTCTTCATCGGCTCCCCCGCCCCCGATGACCTCGACGGCCTGCTCCAGCGCACCGTCGAGCGCGCCCGCGACATGCTCGACGGCGACGCCGCCTTCCTGCTCCTGGCCACCGACGACGAGACGGAGCTGGAGGTGCGCGCCTCCACGGGCCTGCCCTCGGCCCGCCAGCGCTTCGCCCGCGTCCCCGTCGAGGCGGGCCCTGGACGCTACGGCTCGGCCCGCATGCCGGCCGTCCACGAGGACCTCACCGTCGTCCCCGGCGCCGTCCCGCTCCTCAACGGCACGGGCATGCGCTCCGTCGTCACGGTCCCCCTCAAGGTCGAGGGCCGTCTCACCGGCTCCCTCGGCGTCGCCGCGGAGGCTCCCGAGCGGTACTCGAACGAAGAAGCCCTGCGCCTCCAGTTCGCCGCCGACCGGATCGCCCTCGCCGTGGAGTCCGCGCGCCTCGGCGAGCTGGAGCGGCTCCGCCGCGGCTCGCTCTCGTTCCTCGTCGAGGCCTCCGACCTCCTCGCGGGCACCCTCGACCGCGACCAGACGCTGGCCCTGATGGCCCAGATGACGGTCCCGACGCTTGCCACCTGGTGTGCCGTCTACACCATCGCCGACCAGTCGGCCGAGCCCTACCTCTCGTACGTCCTGCACGAGGACGAGGACCGCATCGACGGCCTGAAGGCGCTCCTCTCCAAGATCGCCCCGCCCGACCCGGTGCCCACCCCGGGCGCCCGCGTCTGGGCAGCCCCTTCGGAAGCCGCACACCAGGCGGCGCTGCGCACCTCCATGCGCAGCCTCGGCCTCGGTGAGCCTGTGACGCTGGGTTCGGGCATCGGTACGACGCTCTCCACGGCGTCCGCGGTGGGCGGCGAGACGGTGGTCCTCCCCCTGGTCGCCCGCAACCGCGTCATCGGCATGCTCACGCTCGGTAAGCCCTCCGACGAGCACTTCCGCCAAGAGATCCTGGAATTGGCCGAAGATCTATCCCGCCGGGCGGCCCTGGCGCTGGACAACTCCCGTCTCTACTCCGAGCGCATGGCCATCAGCCAGTCCCTTCAGCGCAGTCTGCTGCCGCCCGGCCTGCCCCAGATCCCGGGCGTGGAGGTCGACGTCATCTACCGCGCGGCCGGCGAGGGCAATGAGGTGGGAGGCGACTTCTACGACCTCTTCCCGATCCGCGACGGCGCGTACGGCTTCGCGATCGGCGACGTCTGCGGCACGGGCCCGGAGGCCGCGGCCGTCACGGGCCTCGCCCGGCACGCGCTGCGCCTGCTGGCCCGCGAGGGCTTCGGCGGCCCGGCGGTCCTGGAGCGCCTGAACGCCGCGATCCTCGACGAGGGGTCCCGCAGCCGCTTCCTGACGCTCCTCTACGGCGAGTTGTGGCCCCAGGAGGACGGCTCGGCGGTCCTGAAGATCGTCTGCGCCGGCCACCCGCTCCCGCTGCGCCTGCGCCAGGACGGCACGGTCGAGCCGTACGCGGAACCGCAGCCGCTGCTCGGCGTCATGGACGACCTGGAGCTGTACGAGCAGACGGTGACGCTCGATCCGGGCGACGTCCTGCTCTGCGTGACCGACGGCGTCACCGAGCGCCGCGAGGGCACCCGCATGCTCGGCGACGACGGCCTCGCGGACGTCCTGACGACGTGCACGGGCCTGACGGCCGGCGCGGTGGCGGCCCGCATCATGCGCGCGGTGGAGCGCTTCGCGTCGGACGCTCCGTCCGACGACATGGCGATCCTCGCGATGCGCGTCCCCGGCCTACAGAAGGACTGA